In Bacillus sp. FJAT-52991, a single window of DNA contains:
- a CDS encoding polyprenyl synthetase family protein: MKPLLENQWRQCMIDQASSLIDRYFSEEDLKFYALNYVDYKFNQSINFAQFTKIHYDIFCNSFNKEEEISLLTIVELILLASDIMDDIQDGDAAGHPWADVSVGQNLNIIIGLLFACLEHIEGMQIADFVKGWIRSEVHRSTLGSINGQYIDLSNNVSSESEYLSMVSLKSGSLIQMACLLGAGCVDENTQKMIKTYSRYLGIIAQIRNDANDMIHGSVKNDIINKKKTLPVLYYLQLQKPQFQIVKEYYLGSQPYSELTSHEISELQKILIYGGAVEYCKVMEQLYLYKYKECIHSLNIGSHEKERLLNIKI; encoded by the coding sequence CATTATTGGAGAATCAATGGCGTCAATGTATGATCGATCAAGCAAGCTCATTAATTGATCGTTATTTTTCTGAGGAAGATTTAAAGTTCTATGCATTAAATTATGTTGATTACAAATTTAACCAATCAATAAATTTTGCTCAGTTTACGAAGATTCATTACGATATTTTCTGTAATTCATTTAACAAGGAAGAAGAAATCAGCTTATTAACTATAGTTGAATTGATCTTATTAGCCTCCGATATCATGGACGATATACAGGATGGAGATGCCGCAGGCCATCCTTGGGCTGATGTTAGCGTTGGGCAAAATTTAAATATTATAATTGGCTTATTATTTGCTTGTCTAGAACATATTGAGGGTATGCAAATAGCTGATTTTGTTAAAGGATGGATTCGATCAGAAGTTCATCGCAGTACCCTCGGCTCTATTAATGGGCAGTATATTGATTTATCCAATAATGTCTCCTCCGAATCGGAGTATCTGTCCATGGTTTCTTTAAAGTCAGGCTCTTTAATCCAGATGGCTTGTTTGCTGGGGGCAGGTTGTGTAGATGAAAATACTCAGAAGATGATAAAAACTTATTCTAGGTACTTGGGGATTATTGCACAAATAAGAAATGATGCTAATGATATGATCCATGGTTCCGTTAAAAATGACATCATTAATAAGAAAAAAACGCTTCCTGTTTTATATTATTTACAACTTCAGAAACCTCAATTTCAAATAGTAAAAGAGTATTATCTAGGAAGCCAGCCATATAGTGAGTTGACTAGCCATGAGATTTCAGAGCTGCAAAAAATCCTTATTTATGGAGGTGCCGTAGAATATTGTAAGGTGATGGAGCAACTTTACCTCTATAAATATAAAGAGTGTATTCATTCTTTAAATATTGGAAGCCATGAAAAAGAGAGACTGCTTAATATTAAAATTTAA